A genomic window from Desulfobulbaceae bacterium includes:
- a CDS encoding serine/threonine protein phosphatase, with the protein MKLKDNNGILYPRKMKIGNLIVTGTPGSGKSYLIGKIGGWPGEVGIDISQNKWWTVEPLSHRPREVHFSFPFVGGAQSHTVYDECWETAAEFPEVDWEKIQIPKKKTFIFAANWRARFVFDFILPPSGWIIKQREKRLASADKRVMDM; encoded by the coding sequence GTGAAACTGAAGGACAATAATGGGATATTGTACCCAAGAAAAATGAAGATAGGGAATTTGATTGTGACGGGCACCCCGGGTTCCGGAAAATCCTATTTGATCGGTAAAATCGGCGGTTGGCCCGGAGAGGTAGGAATCGATATTTCCCAGAATAAATGGTGGACGGTGGAACCGCTTTCCCATCGTCCGAGAGAGGTCCATTTTTCTTTTCCATTCGTGGGTGGAGCTCAAAGCCATACGGTTTATGATGAGTGTTGGGAAACTGCGGCAGAATTTCCTGAGGTGGATTGGGAAAAAATTCAAATTCCCAAAAAGAAGACCTTCATTTTTGCCGCAAATTGGCGCGCTAGGTTTGTTTTTGATTTTATCCTGCCGCCTTCAGGGTGGATCATCAAACAGAGGGAGAAGCGACTTGCTTCGGCGGATAAGAGAGTCATGGATATGA